CCAGCAGGAgatgcttcttgatctgtgTTGCTTCCCGAGTTTGTCTGGCCACCATGGAAAAAGGTACTCTTTCCTAGCAAAGATCCGAACTCTGGAACAATTTCCATGAGAGAATAGAGTCTCGCAAGAACACAAAGCCTCTGcccaagctcttcttcaacttcaagtTCATCCACTAAGATGGTTCAACATGATCTTCGCTACTTCACGTTCAAAGTGATTCCTTATAGCGACTGCTTTGCTCGAATCACAACGGGCATTGTGAAGATTCAACAAACCAGTAAAAAGGCATCAATTGACTGGACTAGATCCAATCAGGCCCTGTATACTAGATTGTGAGAAGTATAGAATAATATGGTTACCGTAAGTTTCTGTCTTTTTTTTCAGCCCCTCTGGTTCTGCCTCAATTTTTGCCGGTGGAATCAGATATTTATTGGGAAATATAAGTGAACTGGTTATTAACAGTGTTTATTTGATGATTGCAGCCTCAGGAGCAGCAAATCTTGAGTTCTTATCCTCAGGTTTGTGAACCGGGATCAATAGCGGGCACACCCGGTAATGTCGACGAGGCTCAGCAAAAGGCCTTGGAACAACTAAGGGAAGAATTGGTGGCAGCTGGATTTGTCGAACGTCTGGATGATTCTACTTTACTGCGTTTCCTAAGAGCTAGAAAGTTTGACACGGTTTTAGCTAAGGAGATGTTCGAAGCGTGTGAGAAATGGAGGAAAGAATTCGGCACGAATACGATCTTGGAGGATTTCCATTACGAGGAGAAGCCTCTAGTGGCTAGATACTATCCTCAATATTACCATAAGACCGACAAGGATGGTCGTCCAGTCTACTTTGAGGAGCTGGGTGCTGTCAACTTGACTGAGATGTACAAAATCACCACTCAGGAACGTATGCTGAAAAATCTTGTTTGGGAATACGAAGCGTTCGTCAAGTACAGGTTGCCAGCGTGTTCTCGTTACTGCGGTCATCTAGTTGAGACTTCCTGTACCATCATGGATCTAAAGGGCATTTCAATATCAAGTGCCTACCAGGTGCTCTCCTATGTTAAAGAGGCGTCCTACATAGGGCAGAACTACTATCCGGAACGTATGGGTAAATTCTATCTAATCAATGCGCCATTTGGCTTCTCCACCGCGTTCAAGCTATTCAAACCGTTCCTAGATCCTGTCACCGTGtccaaaattttcatctttggatCTTCTTACAAGAAGGATCTGTTGAAGCAGATCCCCGCGGAGAACTTGCCAACGAAGTTTGGTGGCCAGTCGGAAGTCAGCGAAGCTGAAGGTGGCTTATATTTATCTGATATTGGCCCATGGAGGGACCCTAAGTACGTGGGTCCAGAAGGCGAAGCTCCACAGGCATTTTCTGTTAAAAATTAGCGGCGTCGTCTGCGGTGTTCCGCTCAAGATGACTGAGAGATGAATCAGCTTCTATTTACTCTTCCATTTATATGTGTAAATTTATAAATCTCATGATTTCTCTGCTTTGTCACTGGTTGTGAGCTCGAATGTGTCATAGAATTCGACAAAACGCTTACAAGACCATGCGGTCATCTCGTTAGAGAAGCAGTCTATCGGCAGAAGTCCGATTGAAGACCAGTTGTAGGGCAATCGATTGTGTGAGAATGAAGTATAGCCGACCTGCGGTTAGTTCATCTGGTTTCTCTACTGGACAATCCTTTAATGTTGCAAGCTTCATGAGAAATGTCGAAGAGATGCAAGGCACTTTTGATGGCACAGTACAGTGGTGTAGTGATCTGGCATCTGAAAACTGGAAAATAAGCCATATACTGGTCACGGAACAGGGCAGTTTAGAATGTCAGTCTGATTCAAAGACGAGGACAACCGTATCTGAGAACTCTGGAAATGCAATAGAAATACCGAGAATAGATCATCTGCAAGGTTGCAAGATCCATCTGATCGACAAGAATAATAATAATGTCCCTATCGTTCAGGTCATCACGAAGTCGCAAACAGATTATTTTCTGGCGAAGGATAATGCAAGCTTCGAGGGTTTGCTCTATTCATTAATTTGGTGGAGTTCCTTGAACAGTAAGGGCATATTCAACAAGATTTCGCTCAGACCTGCGCCTGTTGTTGAAAGTTCTGATGGTGAAGCTGCTAACTTACTGGTGTCACAGCTTGTGGTCTATGGACCGCTGCCAACTCGGCGTATACCCGTCATCAAGCAACTGTCGAGGCCGAGCTTTCTACGAAAATCCAGgactgaagaaggatgGTTCCCAGCGATGGGCGTCCTGAAGTCTGATGGCAAGCTTGACCTCCTTCTGCAAAGCGATGGCTCATTACTTTATTCGCTGGATATTCGGGCACTGCTTAGGTCTGAAATCCGTTTACTAGATCCATCGCTGCAGAACGACAACATGCTCTTCTTGGGAACCATTTCGGAACTGAGGAAAGAATTGGGTTTATTCAAGAGACAGAAGTTTATTTTAGGCGGACCTGCGGTTAAGAACGATCCAAGTATTATCTTGAAGTTTCCTTTATCGATTGATGTGGAAGATTGGCTGgttgctttgaaagcttttgCTCTGGCAGAGTATCTTTCCATCACAGGCA
Above is a genomic segment from Torulaspora globosa chromosome 1, complete sequence containing:
- a CDS encoding SEC14 family lipid-binding protein (ancestral locus Anc_2.491) → MFEACEKWRKEFGTNTILEDFHYEEKPLVARYYPQYYHKTDKDGRPVYFEELGAVNLTEMYKITTQERMLKNLVWEYEAFVKYRLPACSRYCGHLVETSCTIMDLKGISISSAYQVLSYVKEASYIGQNYYPERMGKFYLINAPFGFSTAFKLFKPFLDPVTVSKIFIFGSSYKKDLLKQIPAENLPTKFGGQSEVSEAEGGLYLSDIGPWRDPKYVGPEGEAPQAFSVKN